Proteins encoded by one window of Mycolicibacterium cosmeticum:
- a CDS encoding VOC family protein codes for MTIEVVPAVIPHLVVDDAAAAIDFYVRAFGATELGRVPGPDGRLVHAALTINGSTVMLNDDFPEYNDGKAQNPKALGGSPVTIHLTVTDVEAKFAKAVEAGAEVVMPLEDQFWGDRYGMVKDPFGHQWSLGQPVREVSPEEIAQAMQAQ; via the coding sequence ATGACCATCGAAGTCGTTCCCGCCGTCATCCCGCACCTCGTCGTCGACGACGCAGCCGCCGCCATCGATTTCTACGTACGCGCGTTCGGCGCCACCGAGTTGGGCCGGGTACCCGGCCCGGACGGCCGGCTGGTGCACGCCGCGCTCACCATCAACGGCTCGACCGTGATGCTCAACGACGATTTCCCCGAGTACAACGACGGCAAGGCGCAAAATCCGAAGGCGCTCGGTGGCTCCCCGGTCACCATCCACCTGACCGTCACCGACGTCGAGGCGAAGTTCGCCAAGGCCGTCGAGGCCGGCGCGGAGGTCGTGATGCCGCTGGAAGACCAGTTCTGGGGCGACCGCTACGGCATGGTGAAGGACCCGTTCGGCCATCAGTGGTCGTTGGGCCAGCCGGTGCGTGAGGTCAGCCCCGAGGAGATCGCCCAGGCGATGCAGGCGCAGTGA
- a CDS encoding MarR family winged helix-turn-helix transcriptional regulator produces MSDNPLADEVWQRMAALVHENRGDWKRAVIERSGLPFSRIRVLRRLARTPMTVKELAEAATLDAPAATVAVNDLEERGLVLRQTNPANRRCKVVSLTDEGQALAAAVEAVQDPAPAALAGLDEADLLALQAVLRKLAL; encoded by the coding sequence ATGTCGGATAACCCACTCGCCGACGAGGTGTGGCAGCGGATGGCCGCCCTCGTGCACGAGAACCGTGGCGACTGGAAGCGTGCGGTGATCGAACGGTCCGGGCTGCCGTTCAGCCGGATCCGGGTGCTACGCCGGCTGGCGCGCACCCCGATGACGGTCAAGGAACTCGCCGAGGCGGCTACCCTGGACGCGCCCGCGGCGACGGTGGCGGTCAACGATCTGGAGGAACGCGGGCTGGTGCTGCGCCAGACCAACCCGGCCAACCGGCGTTGCAAGGTGGTGTCGCTCACCGACGAGGGGCAGGCGCTGGCGGCCGCCGTCGAGGCGGTGCAGGATCCCGCGCCCGCTGCGCTCGCCGGCCTCGACGAGGCAGATCTGCTTGCGCTGCAGGCGGTTCTGCGCAAACTAGCCCTCTAG
- a CDS encoding cytochrome P450 — MSTDTVEQLPLAPLNPLPYREQLRALRSFNTGFELLRDAGGPVTRLRLGPRWLTPEIVVVTSPRGGRDMLGRSDQYLEKTFMHREMQHMLGTNLFDMMHDEWLPRRRVVQPLFTKKHVQTFAGDMAQAAQDVVDGWAEGARVDLDTECRRLTMRALGRSVLGVDLDRRAEAIDEPLRTVLTHIADRATSPVRPPRWVPTPGRNRARAAAATLRTLADDVLRACRADPDLDAPLVRALMAATDPETGEGLTDAQIRDELVVFIAAGHDTTATALTYTLWQLGRYPEMQENVRAEAAELGDRPLGPDDLAQLEYTGQVLREALRLCPPAPGVGRVAVQDLEVDGYRIRKGTLLVFGTYAVQRDPTLWEWPQIFDPQRFRPDALKSMDRWQYLPFGAGPRSCIGDHFAMLEATLALATIVRSTEIRSAEDHFPMTTPFTMVAGAPIWARVSWQRSLAAGGGGVGLCLGNREICG, encoded by the coding sequence ATGAGCACCGACACCGTCGAGCAGCTGCCGTTGGCGCCGCTCAATCCGTTGCCCTATCGCGAGCAGCTGCGTGCCCTGCGCAGTTTCAACACCGGCTTTGAGCTGCTGCGCGACGCCGGCGGTCCGGTGACACGACTCAGGCTGGGACCGCGGTGGTTGACCCCCGAGATCGTGGTCGTCACCTCACCGCGAGGTGGCCGCGACATGCTCGGCCGCAGCGACCAGTACCTGGAGAAGACGTTCATGCATCGCGAGATGCAGCACATGCTCGGCACCAACCTGTTCGACATGATGCACGACGAATGGTTGCCACGCCGGCGCGTGGTGCAGCCCCTGTTCACCAAGAAGCATGTGCAGACGTTCGCCGGCGACATGGCCCAGGCCGCGCAGGACGTCGTGGACGGCTGGGCCGAGGGGGCGCGCGTCGACCTGGACACCGAATGCCGCCGGCTGACCATGCGGGCGCTCGGCCGGTCCGTGCTCGGCGTCGACCTGGACCGCCGGGCGGAGGCCATCGACGAACCGCTGCGCACCGTGCTGACCCACATCGCCGATCGCGCGACCTCGCCGGTCCGGCCGCCCCGGTGGGTGCCGACCCCGGGACGCAACCGGGCCCGGGCGGCGGCCGCGACCCTGCGCACGCTCGCCGACGATGTGCTGCGCGCGTGCCGGGCGGATCCCGATCTGGACGCACCCTTGGTGCGGGCGCTGATGGCCGCCACGGATCCCGAGACCGGGGAGGGGCTGACCGACGCCCAGATCCGCGACGAGCTCGTCGTCTTCATCGCCGCGGGGCACGACACGACGGCCACCGCACTGACCTACACGCTGTGGCAGCTGGGCCGATACCCCGAGATGCAGGAGAACGTCCGGGCCGAGGCCGCCGAACTCGGCGACCGCCCGCTCGGGCCCGACGATCTCGCCCAGCTCGAGTACACCGGCCAGGTGCTGCGGGAGGCGCTGCGGCTGTGCCCGCCCGCTCCCGGCGTCGGCCGGGTGGCGGTGCAGGATCTCGAGGTCGACGGCTACCGGATCAGGAAGGGCACCCTGTTGGTGTTCGGAACCTATGCGGTGCAACGGGATCCGACACTATGGGAATGGCCGCAGATCTTCGATCCGCAGCGGTTCCGGCCGGACGCGCTGAAGTCCATGGACCGGTGGCAGTACCTGCCGTTCGGTGCCGGGCCGCGGTCCTGCATCGGCGATCACTTCGCCATGTTGGAAGCCACCCTGGCCCTGGCCACCATCGTGCGGAGCACCGAGATACGCTCCGCCGAAGACCATTTCCCCATGACGACACCGTTCACCATGGTGGCCGGTGCGCCCATCTGGGCCCGGGTGTCCTGGCAGCGCAGCCTGGCCGCCGGTGGCGGCGGTGTCGGACTGTGCCTGGGCAACCGGGAAATCTGCGGCTAA
- a CDS encoding MFS transporter, translating into MTPRRKAVVLVSCCLSLLIVSMDATIVNVAIPSIRADLGASPAQLQWVVDIYTLVLASLLMLSGAMGDRFGRRRVFQIGLTVFAVGSLLCSLAPGIDTLIAARLLQGIGGSMLNPVALSIISQVFTGRVERARALGFWGAVVGISMALGPTVGGLLIEYVSWRAVFWINLPICAAAIILTAIFVPETKSATMRNVDPIGQGLAVLFLFGVVYTLIEGPALGWAHPRVLATAGIAVVAFAAFLRFESRRHDPFIDLRFFRSVPFASATVIAISAFATWGAFLFMMSLYLQAERGYSAMHTGLIYLPIAIGALVFSPLSGRLVGRYGARPSLLTAGVLITTASFLLTFLTATTPVWALLVVFTVFGMGFSMVNAPITNAAVSGMPLDRAGAASAVTSTSRQIGVSIGVALCGSVIGTSLPSGGLDFMSAARPLWFMCVGLGVVIIVLGVVSTAPRALASAQRLAPLIEGHQKAPVHVG; encoded by the coding sequence CTGACGCCGCGGCGCAAGGCCGTCGTGCTGGTGTCCTGTTGCCTGAGCCTGCTGATCGTGTCGATGGACGCCACCATCGTCAACGTGGCCATCCCGTCCATCCGGGCCGACCTCGGCGCCAGCCCCGCGCAGTTGCAGTGGGTGGTGGACATCTACACCCTGGTGCTGGCCTCGCTGCTGATGCTGTCGGGTGCCATGGGCGACCGGTTCGGCCGCCGCCGGGTGTTCCAGATCGGGCTGACGGTGTTCGCCGTCGGCTCCCTGCTGTGCAGCCTGGCGCCCGGTATCGACACCCTGATCGCGGCTCGGCTGTTACAGGGTATCGGTGGCTCGATGCTCAATCCCGTTGCGCTGTCCATCATCTCGCAGGTGTTCACCGGCCGCGTGGAACGCGCCCGGGCGCTGGGCTTCTGGGGCGCGGTGGTCGGTATCTCGATGGCCCTTGGGCCGACGGTGGGCGGGCTGCTCATCGAATACGTCAGCTGGCGCGCGGTGTTCTGGATCAACCTGCCCATCTGCGCGGCCGCCATCATCCTCACCGCGATCTTCGTGCCGGAAACCAAATCGGCGACCATGCGCAATGTCGACCCGATCGGTCAGGGCCTGGCCGTGCTGTTCCTGTTCGGGGTGGTCTACACCCTGATCGAGGGCCCGGCGCTGGGCTGGGCCCATCCCCGCGTCCTGGCCACGGCCGGTATCGCGGTGGTCGCGTTCGCGGCGTTCCTGCGGTTCGAATCGCGCCGTCACGACCCGTTCATCGACCTGCGCTTCTTCCGCAGCGTGCCGTTCGCCTCGGCGACCGTGATCGCCATCAGCGCCTTCGCCACCTGGGGCGCGTTCCTGTTCATGATGTCGCTGTACCTGCAGGCCGAGCGCGGCTATTCGGCGATGCACACCGGGCTGATCTACCTGCCCATCGCCATCGGCGCGTTGGTGTTCTCGCCGCTGTCGGGCCGGTTGGTGGGCCGCTACGGCGCGCGGCCGTCGCTGTTGACGGCCGGGGTGCTCATCACCACGGCGTCGTTCCTGCTGACCTTCCTGACGGCGACGACACCGGTGTGGGCGCTGCTGGTGGTGTTCACCGTGTTCGGGATGGGCTTCTCGATGGTCAACGCCCCGATCACCAATGCGGCGGTCAGCGGTATGCCGCTGGATCGTGCCGGTGCGGCGTCCGCGGTGACCAGCACCAGCCGGCAGATCGGGGTGAGCATCGGTGTGGCGCTGTGCGGTTCGGTCATCGGGACGTCGCTGCCGTCCGGCGGTCTGGACTTCATGAGCGCGGCCCGGCCGCTGTGGTTCATGTGCGTCGGTCTGGGCGTGGTGATCATCGTGCTGGGTGTGGTGTCCACCGCGCCGCGGGCGTTGGCCTCGGCCCAGCGGCTGGCACCGCTGATCGAGGGGCACCAGAAGGCGCCCGTCCATGTCGGATAA
- a CDS encoding TetR family transcriptional regulator, with protein MADAAGGTDLGLRERKKQRTRATLVDAALELCLRQGYEHTTVEQIAAQAEVSARTFSRYFATKEAVFLTLIEDLADEIADEITRLPPHLGPVEALRVAHVEVLTRVDGETVGRLTKERIVLMLRIINGSDALRHGAFEFRHPRVLALLADRMGVPIDDRRLRLGVSMFSSIIVAACGDLVADTADARLGPLLMVQRLNQACIHAAEFAADLDVAAHV; from the coding sequence ATGGCTGACGCCGCGGGGGGTACCGATCTCGGCCTGCGTGAGCGCAAGAAACAGCGAACGCGCGCGACGCTGGTCGACGCCGCGCTCGAGCTGTGCTTGCGGCAGGGCTACGAGCACACCACAGTCGAACAGATCGCTGCGCAGGCCGAGGTGTCGGCGCGCACCTTCAGTCGGTATTTCGCGACGAAGGAGGCCGTCTTCCTCACCCTCATCGAGGATCTCGCCGACGAGATCGCCGATGAGATCACCCGGCTGCCACCGCATCTGGGCCCGGTGGAAGCGCTGCGCGTCGCGCACGTCGAGGTGCTCACCCGGGTGGACGGCGAGACCGTCGGCCGGCTCACCAAAGAGCGCATCGTGCTGATGTTGCGCATCATCAACGGTTCGGACGCCTTGCGCCACGGCGCGTTCGAGTTCCGGCACCCCAGAGTGCTTGCCCTGCTTGCCGATCGCATGGGGGTACCGATCGACGATCGCCGGTTGCGGCTCGGGGTGTCGATGTTCTCGTCGATCATCGTGGCCGCGTGCGGTGACCTGGTCGCCGATACCGCCGATGCCCGGCTGGGCCCGCTGCTGATGGTCCAGCGGCTCAACCAGGCCTGTATCCACGCGGCCGAGTTCGCGGCCGACCTCGACGTGGCAGCGCACGTCTGA
- a CDS encoding MFS transporter, with amino-acid sequence MRKLFADTTPLKTPDFRRLWLAGIVTVIGGNLTIFAVPVQLYALTESSAYVGLAGLFALVPLIVFGLWGGAWADAMDRRLLLIITAVGLAVSSVLLWLQAALALNNVWVVLCLLSLQQVFYAVNSPTRAAAIPRMLPAEQLPAANSLNMTVMQFGAIVGPLLAGVLLHFVDLSTLYLIDAITCITPIWATVRLAKMPPTGAGDGASKFGFRAVLEGFRYLAGNQVVLLSFVVDLIAMIFGMPRALFPQMAHESFGGPVEGGTTMALLSAAMSVGAVAGGVFSGWLPRIRRQGLTVVVAIVVWGVAMLGFGLAAGAAHGTAGLMLWLALAFLALGGAADMVSAAFRSTILQEAASDDLRGRLQGVFTVVVAGGPRIADVAHGAAAAAVGTTVAAAGGGLLVVIGVVLAALAGPAFVRYRVRAYSQDEV; translated from the coding sequence GTGAGAAAGCTGTTCGCCGACACCACCCCGCTGAAAACCCCGGACTTCCGGCGGTTGTGGCTGGCCGGCATCGTCACCGTCATCGGCGGGAACCTGACCATCTTCGCGGTCCCCGTGCAGCTCTACGCCCTCACCGAGAGCTCCGCGTACGTGGGGTTGGCCGGCCTGTTCGCCCTGGTTCCGCTGATCGTGTTCGGCCTGTGGGGCGGCGCCTGGGCCGACGCCATGGACCGCCGGCTGCTGCTGATCATCACGGCCGTCGGGCTGGCGGTGTCCTCGGTGCTGCTGTGGCTGCAGGCCGCACTTGCCCTGAACAACGTCTGGGTGGTGCTGTGCCTGTTGTCCCTCCAGCAGGTGTTCTACGCCGTCAACTCGCCCACCCGGGCGGCCGCCATCCCGCGCATGTTGCCGGCCGAGCAACTGCCCGCGGCCAACTCGCTGAACATGACGGTCATGCAGTTCGGCGCCATCGTCGGTCCGCTGTTGGCCGGCGTGCTGCTGCATTTCGTCGACCTGTCGACGCTGTACCTGATCGACGCCATCACCTGCATCACCCCGATCTGGGCCACGGTGCGGCTGGCGAAGATGCCGCCGACCGGCGCCGGCGACGGGGCGAGCAAGTTCGGGTTCCGCGCTGTGCTGGAGGGTTTCCGTTACCTGGCCGGTAACCAGGTGGTGTTGCTGTCGTTCGTCGTCGACCTCATCGCGATGATCTTCGGCATGCCGCGTGCGCTGTTCCCGCAGATGGCCCACGAGAGCTTCGGCGGGCCGGTGGAGGGCGGCACCACCATGGCGCTGCTGTCGGCGGCCATGTCGGTCGGCGCGGTCGCCGGTGGCGTGTTCTCCGGCTGGCTGCCCAGGATCCGCCGCCAGGGCCTGACGGTGGTGGTGGCCATCGTGGTGTGGGGTGTGGCGATGCTCGGGTTCGGGCTGGCCGCCGGCGCCGCGCACGGCACCGCCGGGCTGATGCTGTGGCTGGCGCTGGCGTTCCTGGCGCTCGGCGGTGCGGCGGACATGGTGTCGGCGGCGTTCCGGTCGACCATCCTGCAAGAAGCGGCCTCCGACGACCTGCGCGGTCGGCTGCAGGGGGTGTTCACGGTGGTGGTGGCCGGCGGCCCGCGGATCGCGGATGTCGCCCACGGTGCGGCCGCCGCCGCGGTGGGGACGACGGTCGCCGCGGCCGGCGGCGGCCTGCTGGTGGTCATCGGTGTGGTGCTGGCCGCGTTGGCGGGGCCGGCATTCGTGCGCTATCGGGTCCGGGCGTATAGCCAGGATGAGGTGTGA
- the pdxH gene encoding pyridoxamine 5'-phosphate oxidase, whose product MRVEYGSVEKDGSPDLDADWLGPDPSTGWLTLLRTWIADAWAAGVPEANAMVVATVDDRGRPVTRTVLCKSVDESGISFYTNYDSAKGEQLAATPYASVTFPWYGLGRQVHVRGPVTKVSAEATADYWSKRPRGSQLGAWASHQSQPIASRRALLDQLDEVTARFADQEVVPVPPHWGGYLIAPEVIEFWQGRENRVHNRIRVTQAATVTVERLQP is encoded by the coding sequence ATGCGGGTCGAATACGGATCCGTCGAGAAGGACGGCAGCCCCGACCTGGACGCGGACTGGCTCGGCCCGGACCCCTCGACCGGCTGGCTGACCCTGCTGCGCACCTGGATCGCCGACGCCTGGGCGGCCGGGGTGCCCGAGGCCAACGCCATGGTGGTCGCCACCGTCGACGACCGGGGAAGGCCCGTGACGCGGACGGTGTTGTGCAAGAGCGTGGACGAATCCGGGATCAGCTTCTACACCAATTACGACTCCGCAAAAGGCGAGCAGCTGGCCGCAACCCCGTACGCGTCGGTCACGTTTCCCTGGTACGGCCTGGGACGGCAGGTGCATGTCCGGGGTCCGGTGACCAAGGTGTCCGCCGAGGCCACCGCCGACTACTGGAGCAAGCGGCCGCGCGGTTCCCAGCTGGGGGCATGGGCGTCGCACCAGTCGCAGCCGATCGCGAGCCGGCGCGCGCTGCTCGATCAGCTCGACGAGGTGACGGCCCGGTTCGCCGATCAGGAAGTGGTGCCGGTGCCGCCGCACTGGGGCGGCTATCTGATCGCACCCGAGGTGATCGAGTTCTGGCAGGGGCGGGAGAACCGGGTGCACAACAGGATTCGGGTGACGCAGGCGGCGACGGTGACTGTCGAGCGGTTGCAGCCGTGA
- a CDS encoding citrate synthase: MAENSSPEQVATLTYPGGSLDLDIVHATEGSDGIALGSLLAKTGYTTFDGGFVNTASTKSAITYIDGDAGILRYRGYPIEQLAEKSTFIEVSYLLIYGELPTAEQLEKFTTQIQRHTLLHEDLKRFFDGFPRNAHPMPVLSSAANALSAYYQDSLDPLDNEQVELSTIRLLAKLPTIAAYAYKKSVGQPFLYPDNSLTLVENFLRMTFGFPAEPYEVDPEIVRALDMLLILHADHEQNCSTSTVRLVGSSQANLFTSISGGINALWGPLHGGANQAVLEMLEKIRTGDDDVQTFVRKVKNREDGVKLMGFGHRVYKNYDPRARIVKEQADKILGKLGGDDELLDIAKQLEEIALTDDFFIERKLYPNVDYYTGVIYRAMGFPTRMFTVLFALGRLPGWIAHWREMHSEPGKIGRPRQIYTGYTERDYAGIDTRA, encoded by the coding sequence GTGGCCGAAAACTCCAGCCCTGAACAAGTAGCGACCCTTACCTATCCGGGTGGCTCATTGGACCTGGATATCGTCCACGCCACCGAGGGTTCCGACGGCATCGCCCTGGGATCGCTGCTGGCCAAAACGGGTTACACCACCTTCGACGGCGGGTTCGTCAACACCGCGTCCACCAAGTCCGCGATCACCTACATCGACGGCGACGCCGGCATCCTGCGCTACCGCGGCTACCCGATCGAGCAGCTGGCCGAAAAGTCGACCTTCATCGAGGTGAGCTACCTGCTCATCTACGGGGAACTGCCCACCGCCGAGCAGCTGGAGAAGTTCACCACCCAGATCCAGCGGCACACCCTGCTGCACGAGGACCTCAAGCGGTTCTTCGACGGCTTCCCGCGTAACGCGCACCCCATGCCGGTGCTGTCCTCGGCGGCCAACGCGCTGAGCGCCTACTACCAGGATTCGCTGGACCCGCTGGACAACGAGCAGGTCGAACTGTCCACCATCCGACTGCTGGCCAAGCTGCCGACCATCGCGGCTTACGCCTACAAGAAGTCGGTGGGCCAGCCGTTCCTGTATCCGGACAACTCGCTGACCCTGGTCGAGAACTTCCTGCGGATGACGTTCGGCTTCCCGGCCGAGCCGTATGAGGTCGACCCCGAGATCGTCCGCGCGCTGGACATGCTGCTGATCCTGCACGCCGACCACGAGCAGAACTGCTCGACGTCGACGGTGCGCCTGGTCGGCTCGTCGCAGGCCAACCTGTTCACCTCCATCTCCGGCGGCATCAACGCGCTGTGGGGCCCGCTGCACGGCGGCGCGAACCAGGCCGTGCTGGAGATGCTGGAGAAGATCCGCACCGGCGACGACGACGTGCAGACCTTCGTCCGCAAGGTCAAGAACCGCGAAGACGGTGTGAAGCTGATGGGCTTCGGGCACCGGGTGTACAAGAACTACGACCCGCGGGCGCGCATCGTCAAGGAGCAGGCCGACAAGATCCTGGGCAAGCTCGGCGGTGACGACGAGCTGCTGGACATCGCCAAGCAGCTCGAAGAGATCGCCCTGACCGACGACTTCTTCATCGAGCGCAAGCTCTACCCCAACGTCGACTACTACACCGGCGTCATCTACCGGGCGATGGGCTTCCCGACCCGCATGTTCACCGTGCTGTTCGCGCTCGGCCGGCTGCCCGGCTGGATCGCGCACTGGCGCGAGATGCATTCCGAGCCCGGCAAGATCGGCCGCCCGCGCCAGATCTACACCGGCTACACCGAGCGCGACTACGCAGGCATCGACACCCGCGCCTAG
- a CDS encoding citrate synthase 2, with protein sequence MTVPEKFVAGLEGVVAFTTEIAEPDKDGGALRYRGVDIEDLVAKRVTFGDVWGLLVDGEFGHGLAPAEPFPLPIHSGDVRVDVQAGLAMLAPIWGYAPLLDIDDQTAREQLARASVMALSYVAQSARGIGRPAVSQRTIDECATVTARFMTRWQGEPDPRHIEAIDAYWVTAAEHGMNASTFTARVIASTGADVAASLSGAVGAMSGPLHGGAPARVLPMIEEAERTGDARAVVRGILDRNEKLMGFGHRVYRAEDPRARVLRATAQRLGAPRFEVASALEQAALAELRERRPDRAIETNVEFWAAVILDFAQVPSRMMPAMFTCGRTAGWCAHILEQKRLGKLVRPAAIYVGPDPRSPESVPGWADIHTA encoded by the coding sequence ATGACCGTTCCGGAAAAATTCGTTGCGGGGCTGGAGGGTGTCGTCGCCTTCACCACCGAGATCGCCGAGCCGGACAAGGACGGCGGGGCGCTGCGCTACCGCGGCGTGGACATCGAGGATCTGGTGGCCAAGCGGGTCACCTTCGGCGACGTGTGGGGCCTGCTGGTCGACGGCGAGTTCGGGCACGGCCTCGCCCCGGCCGAACCGTTCCCGCTGCCCATCCACTCCGGTGACGTGCGGGTGGACGTTCAGGCCGGGCTGGCCATGCTCGCCCCGATCTGGGGATATGCCCCGCTGTTGGACATCGACGACCAGACCGCCCGCGAGCAGCTCGCGCGCGCCTCGGTGATGGCGCTGTCGTATGTCGCGCAGTCCGCCCGCGGCATCGGCCGGCCCGCGGTATCGCAGCGCACCATCGACGAATGCGCCACCGTCACAGCGCGATTCATGACCCGCTGGCAGGGCGAACCGGATCCCCGGCACATCGAGGCGATCGACGCGTACTGGGTGACGGCCGCCGAGCACGGCATGAACGCGTCGACGTTCACCGCGCGGGTGATCGCCTCGACCGGCGCCGACGTGGCCGCGTCGCTGTCGGGTGCGGTGGGCGCGATGAGCGGGCCGCTGCACGGCGGCGCGCCCGCCCGGGTGCTGCCGATGATCGAGGAAGCCGAGCGGACCGGCGACGCCCGCGCGGTGGTGCGCGGCATCCTGGACCGCAACGAAAAGCTGATGGGCTTCGGGCACCGCGTGTACCGGGCCGAAGACCCGCGGGCCCGGGTGCTGCGGGCGACCGCGCAACGCCTGGGGGCGCCGCGGTTCGAGGTGGCCTCGGCGCTGGAGCAGGCCGCGCTGGCCGAACTGCGTGAGCGCCGACCCGACCGCGCCATCGAGACCAACGTGGAGTTCTGGGCGGCGGTCATCCTCGACTTCGCTCAGGTGCCCAGTCGGATGATGCCGGCCATGTTCACCTGCGGGCGCACCGCGGGTTGGTGCGCGCACATCCTGGAACAGAAGCGTCTGGGCAAGCTGGTGCGTCCGGCCGCGATCTATGTCGGGCCGGATCCACGGTCACCGGAATCGGTGCCGGGTTGGGCCGACATCCACACCGCCTGA